Proteins encoded by one window of Juglans regia cultivar Chandler chromosome 15, Walnut 2.0, whole genome shotgun sequence:
- the LOC109020118 gene encoding protein FAR-RED ELONGATED HYPOCOTYL 3-like: MNAFFDGYVHAKTNLKEFVDQFDNAVKKKIENEISLDFHSFSVTIPCISRSPIEKRFQELYTNAKFREVQQQVMGVLDMDPSLLRRDGSKKTYLVEDEISVEEFTKHVTYYVDFNEEDCDVKCSCGLFQMKGILCRHVLAILKCNGIKYLPDRYILDRWRKDIKRRYTLIQSTYDTGNQREDTNRYSSLLNICYRMITHAATSKEYTEDASKKLYAMIDLYHGKQEPPSMTKTDSNVGLMTKDTTTVGSSQKVLSPRVVRGKGRPPSLRRASRMEQEIRKVKARTKKANVKGSKRKERDGEDTPSHNTSRNLFGPSEIVDAEGNVQTIPVSSAFDISGFQNMVGSQESMQLGVDGSQPLPK, translated from the exons atgaatgctttcTTCGACGGATATGTTCATGCgaagacaaacttgaaggaatttgtcgaccagtttgacaatgcagtgaaaaagaaaatcgagAATGAAATCAGTTTggacttccactcatttagCGTTACAATTCCATGCATATCTAGATCACCAATCGAGAAGAGATTCCAAGAGTTGTACACAAATGCAAAATTCAGGGAAGTTCAGCAGCAAGTTATGGGTGTGCTCGATATGGATCCATCTCTACTTAGAAGGGATGGATCCAAGAAGACCTACCTGGTAGAAGATGAAATTTCTGTTGAGGAGTTCACGAAACATGTTACATATTATGTGGACTTTAATGAGGAAGATTGCGACGTTAAGTGTTCATGTGGGTTATTTCAAATGAAGGGGATACTATGTAGGCATGTCTTGGCCATATTGAAATGTAACGGGATAAAGTACTTGCCAGATAGGtacattttagatcgatggaggaaagaTATCAAACGGAGATACACGTTAATCCAGAGTACCTATGACACAGGAAATCAACGGGAAGATACTAACAGATATTCAAGTCTGTTGAATATTTGTTATCGGATGATTACTCATGCAGCGACTTCAAAAGAGTATACTGAAGACGCAAGTAAGaagttatatgcaatgattgattTATATCATGGCAAGCAAGAACCCCCTTCAATGACCAAAACGGATTCCAATGTTGGTTTAATGACAAAGGACACAACTACAGTTGGTAGTTCGCAGAAAGTACTCAGTCCACGAGTTGTGCGCGGAAAAGGCAGACCCCcatctctgaggagagcatccagAATGGAGCAAGAAATACGAAAGGTTAAAGCGAGGACGAAGAAAGCAAATGTGAAGGGATCCAAACGTAAAGAG CGAGATGGTGAAGATACGCCATCTCATAACACGAGTCggaatttatttggcccatctgagATAGTTGATGCTGAAGGAAACGTGCAG ACTATTCCAGTCAGCTCAGCTTTTGACATTAGTGGATTCCAAAATATGGTTGggagtcaagaaagt atgcAACTTGGagtggatggatcacaaccttTGCCGAAATGA
- the LOC118344677 gene encoding protein FAR1-RELATED SEQUENCE 5-like has translation MEKGKENPSLSTPCSSNPSTAEIPTTAPNFPNYMHGYGPGPAWSPAFITYPNAYQCPSNIVMNTGYPFQYGMRPLTPPMATSSGTTERIEEDTPGCRETEAPCSSSMVYEQGEDDRPESGESGYGTAETPSLDRMDEPDIIEEPKAGMEFDSVEELMSYYKLYAKKCGFGSMTQRSERDDEGSVRYVTIGCARGGKARNRTMNVAKPRPTGKTDCKARINALKVRGKMQLTTVNNTHNHGLSPQKSRFFRSNREVSETVKRVLDTNDLAGIRMNKSFGSLVVGAGGFENLPFLEKDCRNYIDKARHLRLGAGGAGALRDYFCRMQYKNPGFFALMDLDDDGRLKNVFWADPRSRAAYQDFGDVITFDTTYLTNRYGMPFAPFVGVNHHGQSILLGAGLISSEDTETFIWLFQTWLQCMDGIAPPAIITDQDRAMKNAIAIVFPESRHRFCLWHILKKVPEKLGSHRAYKSGLKTQLMKCVYDSQTIEEFEKWWEELISTYSLQENVWLQSLYAESIFGLA, from the exons ATggaaaaagggaaggaaaaccCATCTCTGTCAACACCATGTAGCTCAAATCCGTCAACTGCG GAAATCCCAACAACTGCTCCAAACTTTCCAAATTACATGCACGGTTACGGACCAGGGCCTGCATGGTCACCGGCTTTTATCACATATCCAAATGCATACCAATGTCCAAGCAACATTGTTATG AATACTGGTTATCCATTTCAATATGGGATGAGACCTCTGACTCCTCCCATGGCTACAAGCTCCGGAACAACCGAAAGAATCGAAGAGGATACACCCGGGTGTAGGGAAACTGAAGCGCCATGTTCCTCCTCTATGGTTTATGAACAAGGTGAAGATGATAGGCCAGAGTCAGGGGAAAGTGGTTATGGCACTGCTGAGACACCTTCGTTAGACCGAATGGATGAGCCTGATATAATTGAGGAGCCAAAAGCGGGGATGGAGTTTGATTCTGTTGAGGAATTAATGAGTTATTATAAACTATATGCGAAGAAATGCGGGTTTGGATCTATGACTCAAAGGAGTGAAAGGGATGACGAAGGGAGTGTCAGATATGTGACTATTGGTTGTGCCCGTGGGGGGAAAGCGAGGAATAGGACAATGAATGTCGCCAAACCACGACCGACAGGAAAGACTGACTGTAAGGCAaggattaatgccttaaaagttaGGGGAAAGATGCAGTTGACCACAGTTAATAATACCCACAATCACGGGCTGAGTCCACAGAAATCTCGTTTCTTCCGGAGTAACCGCGAAGTTAGTGAGACTGTAAAAAGGGTATTAGATACGAACGACCTAGCTGGCATTCGAATGAACAAGAGTTTTGGATCTCTTGTTGTGGGTGCGGGAGGATTTGAGAACCTgccatttttggaaaaagattgtcGCAATTACATCGATAAGGCAAGACATCTACGACTTGGagcaggtggtgctggagcgctTCGAGACtatttttgtaggatgcagtacaagaaCCCCGGATTCTTTGccttgatggatttagatgatgatGGTAGGTTAAAGAATGTCTTTTGGGCAGATCCACGCAGTAGAGCAGCTTATCAAGATTTTGGTGACGTGATAACATTTGACACCACGTACTTGACAAACAGATAcgggatgccctttgcaccctttgttggtgtaaaccatcatggCCAGTCGATTCTTTTGGGAGCAGGGTTAATTTCTAGTGAGGACACAGAGACTTTTATATGGTTATTTCAGACTTGGctgcagtgtatggatggtatagccCCACCAGCTATTATTACTGACCAAGacagagcaatgaaaaatgccATAGCCATTGTATTTCCAGAAAGCCGACATAGATTTTGCCTCTGGCATATACTTAAAAAAGTCCCCGAGAAGCTTGGCTCTCATCGTGCCTACAAAAGTGGCCTGAAAACTCAactgatgaaatgtgtgtatgacagTCAAActattgaagagtttgagaaatggTGGGAAGAGTTAATTAGCACATACAGTTTGCAAGAGAATGTCTGGTTGCAAAGTTTGTACGCCGA GAGTATTTTTGGGCTGGCATGA